The DNA region TAAACGAATCAATTTTTTTATAAAACTGATCTCTATTCATTACTTATTTTAAATCGATAAAGTTCATTAAATCTTTAATTGGTTTTGGAGGCCATCTTCTTATTTGTTTTAACCATTCTTCATCACTATATCTAGGATCTAATTCAGTTACCGCTATCCAATTACTCTCTGCTTTACCAGATTCACCCCTTGACCAATTCAAAGCTGTTAAAGCTGCCCTAGCATCAGCAAAAGTTGGATAACGTCTAATTAATTTTTTCAATTCTTTTTCAGATTCTTCAATATTCCCCAATTGGAAATCTGCTAATGCCATACTTGACCTAGCCATGGCAAAACCAGGATTATATAAAGCAGCTTTTGAAAATAAATCTCTTGCTTTTTCCCAATGTAATGTAGATCCTTCTACATTAGCCAAATTATATAATGCAGAGAAATTTTTACTATCTAACGAAATAACGAACATGTAATCTTTTTTCGCTTGCGACCATAGACCCAATGCTTCCTCTGCTATACCCCTGTTGATGTAAGGATCTATTTCACTAGGATTCAAACTTATTGCCTTATTTTGGTCATCTAATGATCCTTTTACATCTCCTATAATAAGTCTTACATTTCCTCTATTACTCAAACCTGCAGCATCATCAGGATAAGAATCGAGATATTGATTCCATTCTTGTAAAGCGAGGTTAAATTTTCCGCCTGAACTTAGATCTAATGCATTTTGAAACAAATCCTCTCTCGAAGATAATGAATAGGATGGAGCAATATAAAAAATATTCCAAAAAACAAAAATTAATAAAAAACAAACCTTAACTTTTTTAAAAGTTATCATTTTTTGAATCAATGTACTTTTTTCCTAAACCAGTGAGCAATCTTCCTCGAGGAGTTCTCGTGAGGAAACCAATTTTGATTAGATATGGCTCAACTACAAATTCTAACATTGAAGAATCATCGCCCAAGCCAGCTGCAATTGAATCAAGGCCAATTGGAATATTATTGTTTTGATTAAGAAAAGATAAATAGTTTCTATCTAAAGAATCCAATCCATTTTCGTCTATTTGATAAGAACTTAGAGCTTTTTTTATTAAATTCTCGGAGACCATATTAGATTTATTTACAACTTGAGCATAATCTCTAACTCGTCTTAATAATCTTAAAGCAATTCTTGGAGTCCCTCGAGATATTTTTGCTAAATCATAAGATGCTTCATCATCTAAATTGAGATTTATTAATCGGGAGTAATTTATGATTATTTGTTTTAATTCATCATGTGAATAATATTCAATTTTCTGAGATATACCAAATCTATCTCTTAGAGGTGCACTTATTGAGGCTAATTTAGTTGTTGCGCCAATCAAAGTAAACTTAGGAAGATTAATTGCTCTACAACGAGCTCCTCTATTAGCTCCCATAGTTAAATCGAGCCTAAAATCTTCCATTGCAGAATATAACAACTCTTCAGTTAACCTATTTAAACGATGTATCTCATCGATAAATAAAACTTCACCTTCTTTCAATCCAAGGAGTAATCCCACAATATCTCTAGGTCTTTCAATTGCTGGTGCAGTTGCTATTTTACATTTTGTATTCAATTCATGGGCTATCAAAAAAGCAAGAGTAGTCTTACCCAAACCAGGCTGTCCATATAAAAGAGTATGCTCCAAAGGTTCTTTTCTGAAAATTGAAGCATCTATGGCTATTCTTAAAGAAGATTTAAGTTGTTTTTGGCCAATAAATTCTTTTAAAGTAAGAGGCCGCGCTAAGTTCAGATTATTATTTCTCTTCTCTTCTAGAGTTATTTTTGAATCAACTAGTCTTAGCTCTTTTTTACGAAGAGGAAAGTCATTATCGCCTATATTGGAAGAAATTATTGCCATAATGAAAGGTTAATAGCAATTGTTCTGAGTAGAAAGATTTTTTACAACTAAAATGACAAAAAATTCAAACAAAGTAAAAAGAAAAACTAATAAAGAAAATAATTTTAAACTTCTAGCAGAGAATAGATATGCAAAATTTCAATATGCAATATCTGAAACAATCGAAGCTGGAATTGAGCTTTTAGGGACTGAAGTAAAGTCCATTAGAAACGGAAAAGCTAATTTAAGAGATGGGTACTGTTCATTCAGAGATGGTGAGATCTTATTATTAAATGTTCACATTTCACCACATAAAAATGTAGGATCTTTTTTTAATCATGATCCATTAAGAAATAGAAAGTTGCTACTTCATAAAAAAGAAATAATAAAAATCCAATCCAATACTGAAAAAAAAGGAATGACTATTGTTCCATTATCTCTTTATTTAAAAGGGTCATGGATAAAACTAACTATTGGAGTCGGCAAGGGGAAAAAATTACATGACAAACGTCAAGATGAAAAATATAAAAGTATTAAAAAAGAAATCAACTCTGCACTTAAAAGATAAAAATATTATTCAGAATTATTGAGACTATGAGTCTAAACTGACTGAACTTGGAGGTGGGGAAGGATCGGGATCTGCAATTAACATATGCTGTAAGACAGTTTCAGGCCTCTCACTATCTCTCCAGCGAATTTTGTATGCAGGCATTTTTGTACCCCTACTTGTAGTTTGTTCTACTGGTTCTATTACCCATCCTCTTCTTGATCGGCCTTGAGGATTTCTTTTGACTACTGCATCCGCGTGTTTGAAACGGAAACCAACACGTTCACCACTCATTTAAAAAATTTCGTATTGGAATAATTTCTTTATTTTACTTCATTCAAGGGTAATTTTTCACTTTTTGGAAGTTATTTCTGGTTTTAACAATGGGAAAGGGATTACATCTCTTATTGATGCACTATTAGTAATTAACATAATCAGCCTGTCAATGCCTATGCCTAATCCTCCAGTAGGCGGCATGCCAATTTCTAAAGCATTCAAGAAATCTTCATCTATACAGTGAGCCTCAAGATCTCCTTCATCTCTAAGAGATTGCTGTAATTGCATTCTCTTTCTTTGATCAACTGGATCTATCAACTCACTGAAAGCATTTGCTAGCTCTCGACCAACAATGAATAGTTCAAATCTCTGAACCATTTCTCTATTATTCAGATGAGGCCTAGCTAAAGGAGAAATTTCAACAGGATAATCGGTAACAAAAGTGGGTTCTATAAGTTTTGATTCTACTTTTTGCTCGAAGACCTCATTTAACAGTCTTCCCATAGTATTGACTTTATTAGAGAAATCAACATTTATACTTTTAACGGCTTGTTTTGCTGCTTGAAAGTCTCCACTGAAAGAATCAAAATCAATCCCTGTATATTTTTTGACAATATCTTTCATAGATATTCTTGACCAAGGTTTAGAAAAATCAATTTCTTTATTTTGATAATTTATAATTAAAGACCCACATATATCAGCTACGATATCTTTAATTAATTCTTCTGTTAGATTCATCATATCGACATAGTCTGAAAAAGCTTGATAAATTTCAACTGAAGTGAATTCTGGATTATGCCTCGTACTTATGCCTTCATTACGGAAGATTCTTCCCAATTCATAAACTTTCTCAAATCCTCCAACAACCATTCTTTTTAAATGTAATTCTGTAGCTATTCTTAAATACAGCGGAATATCTAATGTATTGTGATGAGTTATGAATGGTCTTGCTTCAGCACCACCCGCCTCAGATTGCAAAATTGGAGTCTCTATCTCTAAAAAATTTCTATTATCTAGCCATTTTCTTATAAAACTTATACATTTTGCTCTTGTTTTAAATACATTTTTTGAGTGAGGATTTACTATTAAATCTAAATATCGTTGTCTATATCTTTTTTCAATATCAGTCAATCCATGCCATTTATCTGGTAAAGGTTGTAATGACTTGGATAACATTTCCCATTTTTCTACTTTAATTGAAATCTCACCTTTATTTGTTTTTTTCATAGTTCCGTAGACACCTATCCAATCACCAATATCTACTATTTCCTTAATATCTTCAAAAGAAAGTAATTTTTGTTTTTCTAAATTTAAATTAATAATCCTTTTATCTAGATAAAGCTGAATCTGACCTTCTTGATCGCTAATTGTGAAAAAGGCAATTTTACCCATTACCCTTTTTGCCATTACTCTACCTGCAATAGAAACATTGAAGTCTTCCTCTTGACCATTTTCTAAATAAGCAAATTTTTGAGCAAGAAATTCTGTAGTATGTGAGACCCTGAAGCTCTGAGCGTAAGAAGCAAAACCTTTACTAACGAGTGTAATAGCTTTTTGTAAACGAGCTTCTTTTATTTCAGACAAAATTTATTTTTATATTTGTTTTACTTAATAAAATTATCAAACTATTACTCAACTTGCCAAAGATGTTGCTGTTTCGCCAACTCTTTGAGATGCGTAACCAATACCTCTAACAGTTAAAATTAATTCAGGATTTCTTGGATCTGGTTCCAATTTACCTCTTAATCTGGCTACATATACATCTACAACTCTTAAATCTGCAGCTCTACGAGGAGGATAACCCCATAGTTGTTCTAAAATTTCTGCTCGCGGAACAACCTTGCCAGGCTCGTCAAACAATAATTCTAAGAGGCTAAATTCAGTATAAGTAAGGCTAATTCTTGATCCTGCTCTAGAAACTTGTCTGCGATTAGTATCAACAACTAAACTTCCAAATTTCATAACTCCTTTACCTGAGGGAACTTCTTTAGTTTCAGTAACCGATACAGTTGGGCCCATTCTTCTCAAAATAGTTGCTATTCTAGCCTCTAACTCTTTTGGGCTAAATGGTTTAGATAAGTAATCGTCTGCTCCTAGATCCAAACCTGCGACTCTTTCTGAAATAGCCTCTAGAGCGGTTAAGAATATTATTGGTACTACTGATTCAGCTCTGATTCTTCGACAAACAGCAAATCCATCCATTTTTGGAAGCATAACATCAAGAACTATCAAGTCTGGAGAATCTCTATGAAAAGACTCAAGAGCTTCTTCGCCGTTTGTAGCTGAATAAACTTGATATCCAGCTAATTGAAGCCTCGTAACTAATACCTTCAAAACTGCTGGTTCATCATCAACAACCAAAATTCTTGCTTTTGACATAGGTAAAAAGGATTTCTCGATATTTCAAAGCAAAAAAATATTGCATTGAAAATTTATTCTAACAATTAAAAATATAACATTACGAACCCTCAAAGATATATTCCGTGGATTTACAAAAATTTTAAATAATTTTTAGATATAAATTTTTTAAACACTTTTTACTTATTAGGAATAATTTATTACAGCAATTTTCTTCTTGAAGATTTAAACATTCTTAAAAGTTGGGAACAAATAAAGGGAGCAAAAAAACCTGTCAAAAAAACTTCAGCCAAAATATTTTTTACCCCGGGAATAATTATTAAAGAATTACTAGCTGAAAAATTTCTAAACAAAATTTGTAAAAAATAAAGAGTCCCACATAAAAAGCTTCCCAGAGAACAAATTAAACCGTATCTAAAATGTCCCACCAAAATATCCCTATGTACTTTAATTCTCCCAAACAAAAATCCACAAAGAATTAAGCCTGGTATTTGAGTAAAATTATTATCCAAAGTGAGGGAATCTAAAATTAGACCTAAAAATAAACCAAATAATAATCCATTGATTGATCCATTAATCATTGACCAAGGTAATAACCAAAATAGCGGCCAGTATGGCTGAACACCCAAAATTCCAAGCCAATTTGGGTGCCATAAAAAAATAATTGGGATAAAAATGAAGCTAATTATGGATAATTTTTCCGAAAAAAATTTATTCATTAAATTTTTACTTTCAAAATTTGCACCCAATCAATTACTTGAGGTTTTGCTAAAAGTAAAATTTTTGCCGTTTTTTTTGATCTCAATGTCTCATCTATTGATTGGACAATACCAATAGGGATATTTGGAGGTAATAACGTACTAGCAGGAGATGATGATACAAAATCTCCGACTTTAATATCAGCATCTTTCGAATAAAGTATTAAACTAGGCTGATCATCTGCTAAACCGACAAGTAATCCATTAATTTGAGTTCTATCCACCCAAACGCCTAACTTACTTTCTGGAGAAGTTATTAATTTTACTGACGAAGTGAATAGAGAAGTATTGTTTACTCTTCCCAACAATCCACCCGGACCAATAACAATATTACCAATTCCTACTCCATCCTTTGAACCTTTATTTAAAATTATTTGTCTCCACCAACTACCTGTTTTTCTCGAAATAACTGCAGCTGAAATAGAGTCGTTATAAGGTGATTCTTGAAGAGACAAGATTCGCCGCAATCTTATATTGTCTTTTTTTAGAAGATTTAACTTTAATAAATATTCTTGATCTATACTCTCAAGAACAATTTCTTTTTGAAATTGACCAGGCCAAAATGGCTTTGAAATAAAATAATAAAAATCTTTATAAAAAGATCCTTTTGATATCCTTACAAAAACCAAAAATAAAAAAATTGCAAAAAATATCCAATTTTTCTTTTTATGCCACCAACGACTAGTAGAAATTCGTCGGATATCTAACATAATATTAATCTCTTATGGCATTCCTTATAAATTCTGGAGTGTCAACAACTCTTTTCAGTTTTTTAAAATCATCCAAAACCTCTCCACAACCATTAACTACACAAAGCAGTGGGTTTTCTGCAATGTGAGTAAAAATTCCTGTTTCATCGCTCAATAAATCATTGATCCCTCTCACTAAAGCTCCGCCTCCTGCAAGCATAATTCCCCTATCAACAATATCTGCAGCAAGTTCAGGGGGGGTTCGCTCTAAAGTTCTTTTTACAGCTTCCACTATTTTGCTTAGTGTTTCAGCCATTGCTTCTCTGATTTCTCCTGATGTCAAAGTAACTGACCTAGGAAGACCGGATAAAAGATGTAAACCTCTTACTTCTAAAGTAGTTTTATCAAAATCATCATCTGGAAATGCAGATCCAATTTGAATTTTTATATCTTCTGCAGTTCTTTCTCCAACAACTAAATTATGAACTTTTTTAAGATACATCGCAATTGACTCATTGATTTCATCGCCAGCTATTCGAACAGATTCACTCAAAACAGTTCCACCTAAACTTAATACTGCAACCTCAGTAGTACCTCCACCAATATCCACAATCATAGTTCCAATTGGCTCAGTTACTGGTAATGATGCCCCTATTGCTGCTGCAACAGGTTCATCAATTAAGTGAACTTCTCTTGCTCCAGCTAATCCAGCTTCTCTTACTGCTCTTCGCTCAACACTAGTAACTCCACTTGGAATACCAATCACTATTCTTGGGGCTACTATCCCCTTGCCTTCATTACATTTTTGAATAAATGTTTTTATCATTTGTTCTGCTGCATCAAAATCTGCAATAACCCCATCCCTTAGTGGTCTTACGGCTCTTATATTACCAGGGGTCCTTCCAAGCATTAACTTTGCTTCTTTACCAACAGCTAATGGGATCCCTTCTTCTAAATCCATAGCTACAACAGAAGGCTCTTGTAAAACAACGCCCTTTCCTGATACATGTATAAGAGTATTGGCTGTTCCCAAATCTATGCCAATATCTCTAGAAAATTTAAATCTGTTAAAAATCACAATAAGAATTCTTTTTTTAAATAATATATCTATTTTTTGGTAAGCTCTCAGAATTATGTCTTTTAGTTATGAATAGCACGCAAAACTTTGGGCAGAACTTGGAAATATGAGTAATAATAAAAAAAAAAAAATTATGGAAATTAACACTATTAACCTGGTTGGCAGAGCAGGAAGAGAACCAGATGTCAGATATTTTGAATCTGGTAGTATCGTAGCAAATTTCACACTTGCAGTTAATAGAAGAAGTCGAGATGAAGAGCCAGACTGGTTTAATTTAGAAATATGGGGAAAGCAAGCACAAATAGCCGCAGATTATGTTAAAAAAGGATCTTTAATTGGAATTACAGGAAGCTTTAAAATTGATAGTTGGAAAGATAAAAATACAGGTGAAGATAGATATAAACCAGTTGTTAGGGTAGATAGATTAAATTTACTAGGCTCACGCAAAGAATCTGATAATAATGAATCTTTTAAAAGTAGTAACGCTAGTGAAATTCCTTTTTAACCTTTATTTTTTAAAAACCTAATAGTAAATCTTATAAAAAAATATAAGAAAATTAAAATTAAAACTGGTTTTACAACATATTTGATTTGATCTAAGTAAGTTTCAATGATTGGATAATTTTCACCAAATAAATAACCTGCATAAGTGAGAAGTGCTACCCAAATAA from Prochlorococcus marinus XMU1410 includes:
- a CDS encoding tetratricopeptide repeat protein encodes the protein MITFKKVKVCFLLIFVFWNIFYIAPSYSLSSREDLFQNALDLSSGGKFNLALQEWNQYLDSYPDDAAGLSNRGNVRLIIGDVKGSLDDQNKAISLNPSEIDPYINRGIAEEALGLWSQAKKDYMFVISLDSKNFSALYNLANVEGSTLHWEKARDLFSKAALYNPGFAMARSSMALADFQLGNIEESEKELKKLIRRYPTFADARAALTALNWSRGESGKAESNWIAVTELDPRYSDEEWLKQIRRWPPKPIKDLMNFIDLK
- the ruvB gene encoding Holliday junction branch migration DNA helicase RuvB — protein: MAIISSNIGDNDFPLRKKELRLVDSKITLEEKRNNNLNLARPLTLKEFIGQKQLKSSLRIAIDASIFRKEPLEHTLLYGQPGLGKTTLAFLIAHELNTKCKIATAPAIERPRDIVGLLLGLKEGEVLFIDEIHRLNRLTEELLYSAMEDFRLDLTMGANRGARCRAINLPKFTLIGATTKLASISAPLRDRFGISQKIEYYSHDELKQIIINYSRLINLNLDDEASYDLAKISRGTPRIALRLLRRVRDYAQVVNKSNMVSENLIKKALSSYQIDENGLDSLDRNYLSFLNQNNNIPIGLDSIAAGLGDDSSMLEFVVEPYLIKIGFLTRTPRGRLLTGLGKKYIDSKNDNF
- the smpB gene encoding SsrA-binding protein SmpB, translating into MTKNSNKVKRKTNKENNFKLLAENRYAKFQYAISETIEAGIELLGTEVKSIRNGKANLRDGYCSFRDGEILLLNVHISPHKNVGSFFNHDPLRNRKLLLHKKEIIKIQSNTEKKGMTIVPLSLYLKGSWIKLTIGVGKGKKLHDKRQDEKYKSIKKEINSALKR
- the rpaB gene encoding response regulator transcription factor RpaB, whose protein sequence is MSKARILVVDDEPAVLKVLVTRLQLAGYQVYSATNGEEALESFHRDSPDLIVLDVMLPKMDGFAVCRRIRAESVVPIIFLTALEAISERVAGLDLGADDYLSKPFSPKELEARIATILRRMGPTVSVTETKEVPSGKGVMKFGSLVVDTNRRQVSRAGSRISLTYTEFSLLELLFDEPGKVVPRAEILEQLWGYPPRRAADLRVVDVYVARLRGKLEPDPRNPELILTVRGIGYASQRVGETATSLAS
- the mreC gene encoding rod shape-determining protein MreC encodes the protein MLDIRRISTSRWWHKKKNWIFFAIFLFLVFVRISKGSFYKDFYYFISKPFWPGQFQKEIVLESIDQEYLLKLNLLKKDNIRLRRILSLQESPYNDSISAAVISRKTGSWWRQIILNKGSKDGVGIGNIVIGPGGLLGRVNNTSLFTSSVKLITSPESKLGVWVDRTQINGLLVGLADDQPSLILYSKDADIKVGDFVSSSPASTLLPPNIPIGIVQSIDETLRSKKTAKILLLAKPQVIDWVQILKVKI
- a CDS encoding rod shape-determining protein gives rise to the protein MIFNRFKFSRDIGIDLGTANTLIHVSGKGVVLQEPSVVAMDLEEGIPLAVGKEAKLMLGRTPGNIRAVRPLRDGVIADFDAAEQMIKTFIQKCNEGKGIVAPRIVIGIPSGVTSVERRAVREAGLAGAREVHLIDEPVAAAIGASLPVTEPIGTMIVDIGGGTTEVAVLSLGGTVLSESVRIAGDEINESIAMYLKKVHNLVVGERTAEDIKIQIGSAFPDDDFDKTTLEVRGLHLLSGLPRSVTLTSGEIREAMAETLSKIVEAVKRTLERTPPELAADIVDRGIMLAGGGALVRGINDLLSDETGIFTHIAENPLLCVVNGCGEVLDDFKKLKRVVDTPEFIRNAIRD
- a CDS encoding single-stranded DNA-binding protein, whose protein sequence is MEINTINLVGRAGREPDVRYFESGSIVANFTLAVNRRSRDEEPDWFNLEIWGKQAQIAADYVKKGSLIGITGSFKIDSWKDKNTGEDRYKPVVRVDRLNLLGSRKESDNNESFKSSNASEIPF